Sequence from the Mesorhizobium sp. PAMC28654 genome:
CCGGTCGAGCGCCAGGTTGAGTTTCGCTGCATCGCCCTTCATGCGGATATTTCTGACCTTGCGCACGAACCCGGTGTCCACTTCACGCGGGCCGACAAGGTCAATGAAGGTGGTTGCCGGATTGATGGCGGAGACGATTGTCCTCGCCCGCAGCTCGTCGCCATTGTCGAGCGTGACGCCAACGGCGCGGCCGTTCTCGACGATGATCTTCGCCGCTGGTGTCCCGGTGCGGATCGTCACGCCGGCCTTTTCAGCCGCCGCGCGAATGGCTGATACGATTGCACCCATGCCACCTTTCGGAACGATCTGCGCGCCGGCGGCACCACCGGCCTCGCCCGCCAGCCGATAGTAGAGGCCAAGCAGCGAGGTCGGCGATCTCGGACCGAGGTGACTGCCGAGTGTGGCATCGAAGGCAAGCAGGCCTTTCAGCCGGTCGTCCTCCAACTGCTCGTCGAGCAGATCGGCGACGTTCATCAGGAGCACGCGCAGAAAGTCGCGCATATCCTCCTTGCCGAGCTTCTTCAGCGCCAATGCGCTCTGGCCAAGTGCCGCGGTTTCAAGCAGTGACATGCCGCCGAGATCGGGTGGCCGGCGCGCCAGGAACGGTTTCAGGATACCGGCATAGCGCAGCAGCTGCGCGCGCAGTTCTTCCAGGCTGTCTGCTCGGAGGAACTGCCGCCGGTCAGCACCTCGCCATAGGCACCATGCAGGATGAGCGGCGGGCCGTCCTTCGATAACGCGACGGATGGCACGAAGTCGCCGCGCGCAACGGTCAGCCCGTATTTTTCCAGTTCCAGCGTCTTCACCACATCCGGGTGCAGTCGGTTCAGGACATGAGCGATGGACGACACGCGAAAGCCTGGCGCGAATTCCTCGGTGCGGGCAGCGCCGCCGACATCGCCGGCGGCTTCCAGCACCAGCACCTTGCGTCCGGCTTTCGCCAGCGTGGCTGCAGCGACGAGGCCATTGTGGCCGCCGCCGATGATGATCGCGTCAAATGACGTCATGGGCCGGGCTCATATGCGAGGTGGACTTGGCGAGATCACGCAGGATTTCGGCCGCGGCGTTGCGGCCGGGCGCGCCCATGACGCCGCCGCCTGGATGAGTGGAGGAGCCGCACATATAGAGCCCGCCGACGGGCGAGCGATATTGCGCGTAGCCCGGCACCGGGCGGTTGAACAGAAGCTGGTCGAAGGTCAGTTCGCCCTGAAAGATGTTGCCTTCGGTCAGGCCGACCTCGGCCTCGATCTCGCGGGGCGTGCGCACCTCCATATGGATGATGCGATCGCGGAAGCCGGGCGAATATTCAGCGATTTGCGAAATCACGCTTTCGGCGAAACCATCGCGGTCGGCATCGGTCCACTCGCGGCCACCAATCTTGGGCGGCGCGTATTGCACGAAACAGCTCATGAAATGCTTGCCGGGCGGCGCCATGGTCGGGTCGAGCGTCGTCGGGATGACCATGTCGAGGAACGGGTCGGACGACCAGCGCCCTGCCTTCCAGTCGTCATAGGCGCGTTCCATGCGCTCCATGGAATCGGTGAAGTGCATGTCGCCGCGATAGACGGGAGAATCCTTCGGCAAGGCAGGGAATTCCGGCAGGGAATCGAGCGCGATGTTGACCTTGCCGGAGGAGCCGCGAATCTTGAAGTTCCTGACCCGGCGCAGGAAGATGTCGGGCAGTTCTTTTTCCTCGACCAGCTTGAGGAAGGTGCGCTTCACGTCGGCGTTGGAAACGACGAGCTTGCCGTAAACCTCCTCGCCGCCGGCCAGCACCACGCCCTTGGCCTTGCCTCGGCTGACCAGCACATGGTCGACCTCGGCGCCGGTGCGGATGGTGCCGCCGGACGCCCAGAAGGATGCGGCCAGCGCCTTGGTGACAGCACCCATACCGCCGCGCGCGTAACCCCAGGCGCCGACCGAACCGTCGACCTCGCCCATATAGTGGTGCAGCAGCACGTAAGCAGTGCCCGGCGACATCGGCCCGAGCGCGGTGCCGATGATGCCCGATAGGGCGAAGTTGGCCTTGATGACATCGGTCTCGAAATATTCGTCGAGGAATTCCGAGATCGACATGGTCCAGAAGCGCAGTGTCAGCGCCATTTCCTCGGCTGACAGGCCCGCGAATTTCTTGCCCAGATAGAGCAGTTCCCCGAGGTCGCGCGGCCGCAGGCTGGTCGGGTCGGGAGCCGTGCGCATCAGCAGCGGCTGGATGAAGCGGCACTGCCGCGTCACGTCTCGGGCGTAGCGGTCATAGGCTTCGGCGTCGCGCTTCGAGAAGCGGGCGAATTCGCGCCGGTGGGCGTCATGGTCGCGGTAGTTGGCGAGATAGTCGCCGTCGCGCGTGAACACCGCGCCGCCCTCATAGGAGATGACCTGCAGGCCGAAGCGCGGCAGTTCGAGGTCGCGCATGATCTCGGGCCGGAACAGCGAGCAGACATAGGAGCAGTTGGAATAGAGGAAGCCTGGTGTCAGTTCACGGCTGGTGGCGGCACCGCCGACCCAGTCGTTCTTCTCGACAACCAGCACGTCAAGGCCGGCACGCTGCAGATAACAGGCATTGACCAGGCCGTTATGTCCGCCGCCGATGATGATCGCATCCCAAGCTTTCATGCTGGCCCAGTCTTCATTGTGACCGACGCTTTCTCGCGTGATCCGTTCCCCGAATGCGTGAAATCTGGCACGGCGGTCGATATTCTGTCCAGCCATTTTGAATGAATGTTCAACAAATGGTATTGCGTTTTCCCTTTCATGCGCTAGGCTTTGCCAGCACTCGACACTGGGCATTCGACGCTTGGGACCAAGGTCTGATGATCGAAACGGCTGACGCCGCGCCTGAGTATGACGACACCGCCATACGCTTCCTCGAAGCGCTGTGGGGCGAGGGGTATCTGTCGCCGGGCGGGCCAGACGAGGTCGACAGGGTCCTCGAGGGTCTTTCGCTCCGGGACAAGACGATCCTCGACATAGGCTGCGGCTCGGGCGGCATTGCCCTGCATCTGGTCGAGCGCCATGGCGCGGCGCACGCCACCGGCTTCGACGTCGAACGGCCGGTGATCGAGACAGCCACACAGCGGGCGGCAGAGCGTGGGTTGAGCGGGCGCGTGCGTTTCGTTCATGCGGCACCCGGGCTGCTGCCTTTTGCCGATGGAGCGTTTGACGTCGTCTTCTCCAAGGATGCGCTGGTGCATGTGTCGGACAAGGACGCCCTGTTCGCCGAAATCTTCCGCGTTCTGAAACCTGGCGGCGTCTTCGCGGCCTCGAACTGGATGATCTCGCATGACGACGAGCCGTCGCCGGACATGAAGGCCTATGTCGCGGCCGAGGGCCTTTCCTTCGCCATGGCGTCGCCCGAGCGTTATACGCAGGCGATGCGCCGGGCAGGTTTTGCCGATGTCACCATCCGCGACCGCAATCCCTGGTACCGAGAAGTCGCGCGGGGCGAGTTGGAGAGGTTGAAAGGCCCGCTCTATCCGACCATCGCGGCGGTGGTTGGCGCGGCCTATGTCGACAAGAACATACGAACCTGGGAAGCAATGCAGAAGGTTCTTGACAGTGGTGAGCACCGTCCGGCTCATCTTCGCGCATGGAAGCCGGTGGGATAGCCGGCGATGTGGAGCATGACGGCATCAATGAAAGCTGCAGCGCGCGACGAGCGATCCCTGGATGCACCCAAGGGCAATGAGCAGGAGAAACGCGGCCGCAAGGCTTCAAAGGAAGTCAGGCAGCTTCAGCTTATCGAGGCGACAATCGATTCGTTGGCAAAGCGCGGCTATTCCGAGACGACGATGGCTGACGTTGCCGATGGAGCCGGCCTGTCGCGCGGCATCGTCAATTTCCATTTCGAGAGCAAGGAGAAGCTGCTGATTGCTACCTTGCAGCATATGTACGACGAGTATTCGACGCACTGGCGCAACGCCCTGCAGAAGGCTGGCGACGATCCCGCCCGCCAGCTCCAGGCACTGGTCGCTGCCGATTTCGACCGCTCGATCTGCAACAAGCGAAAGCTCGCGGCGTGGTGTGCGTTCTGGGGCGAGGCGAAATCGCGGCCGACCTATCAGGCGCTGAGCAGCGCGCGTGATGCAGTCTACCAGAACATCTTCATCGACCTTTGCTCGACGCTCAAGCAGAGCGGCTTCTATGCCTTCGAGCCACAGGTCATGGCGCTAGCGCTCAACGCCATGCTGGAGGGGCTCTGGCTGCGGATGATGATGGGGACCGAGGACACCACCCGCGAGACCGCGCTGAAGGCGGCAAACGAATTCCTGTCTGTGGCTTTCCCCAAGCACTTTCCACGCACGGCGGCCGACGAGCGCGGGACGACGTAACATAACCCAAAAAACCAAGAGGATGGAACAGCAATGAAGACAATGACTCGACGCCTGGCACTCACCTTGGGCCTTGCGGCAACACTGGCGGCCTCGGCGGCGGCGCTGGCGATTGCCGCCGACAAGGATCTGATCGTGTTCGACTGGTCGGGCTACGAGGCCCCCGGCTTCCATCCGAAATATGTCGAGAAGCACGGGGACTCGCCGACCTTCGCTTTCTTTGGTGACGAGGACGAGGCGTTTGAAAAGATCCGGTCTGGCTTCAAGTCCGATCTCGGTCACCCCTGTTCGCAGAGCGTGGTGAAAT
This genomic interval carries:
- a CDS encoding phytoene desaturase family protein; the protein is MKAWDAIIIGGGHNGLVNACYLQRAGLDVLVVEKNDWVGGAATSRELTPGFLYSNCSYVCSLFRPEIMRDLELPRFGLQVISYEGGAVFTRDGDYLANYRDHDAHRREFARFSKRDAEAYDRYARDVTRQCRFIQPLLMRTAPDPTSLRPRDLGELLYLGKKFAGLSAEEMALTLRFWTMSISEFLDEYFETDVIKANFALSGIIGTALGPMSPGTAYVLLHHYMGEVDGSVGAWGYARGGMGAVTKALAASFWASGGTIRTGAEVDHVLVSRGKAKGVVLAGGEEVYGKLVVSNADVKRTFLKLVEEKELPDIFLRRVRNFKIRGSSGKVNIALDSLPEFPALPKDSPVYRGDMHFTDSMERMERAYDDWKAGRWSSDPFLDMVIPTTLDPTMAPPGKHFMSCFVQYAPPKIGGREWTDADRDGFAESVISQIAEYSPGFRDRIIHMEVRTPREIEAEVGLTEGNIFQGELTFDQLLFNRPVPGYAQYRSPVGGLYMCGSSTHPGGGVMGAPGRNAAAEILRDLAKSTSHMSPAHDVI
- a CDS encoding class I SAM-dependent methyltransferase, whose amino-acid sequence is MIETADAAPEYDDTAIRFLEALWGEGYLSPGGPDEVDRVLEGLSLRDKTILDIGCGSGGIALHLVERHGAAHATGFDVERPVIETATQRAAERGLSGRVRFVHAAPGLLPFADGAFDVVFSKDALVHVSDKDALFAEIFRVLKPGGVFAASNWMISHDDEPSPDMKAYVAAEGLSFAMASPERYTQAMRRAGFADVTIRDRNPWYREVARGELERLKGPLYPTIAAVVGAAYVDKNIRTWEAMQKVLDSGEHRPAHLRAWKPVG
- the betI gene encoding transcriptional regulator BetI — translated: MKAAARDERSLDAPKGNEQEKRGRKASKEVRQLQLIEATIDSLAKRGYSETTMADVADGAGLSRGIVNFHFESKEKLLIATLQHMYDEYSTHWRNALQKAGDDPARQLQALVAADFDRSICNKRKLAAWCAFWGEAKSRPTYQALSSARDAVYQNIFIDLCSTLKQSGFYAFEPQVMALALNAMLEGLWLRMMMGTEDTTRETALKAANEFLSVAFPKHFPRTAADERGTT